The following proteins are co-located in the Malus sylvestris chromosome 13, drMalSylv7.2, whole genome shotgun sequence genome:
- the LOC126594814 gene encoding uncharacterized protein LOC126594814 produces MGIRSSLWMKKVGGTLKKGHPFLTVKPNGKKEFFNFISSIKFPDGYASNISHCMNVSGCKFSNMKSHDYHVILQCLLPVSIRHLLPLDVVKPIVLLSRFFSQLTARCLRKSDVKQLQDDIVNVLCKFEQIYPPAFFTSMIHVMIHLPYEALLAGPVNCRWMYPIERYLGELKKSVRNKAKPEGSLVEAWVAYESLTFCVMYLQDVETAFNRPQRNNDSGVRKEKLYVFAQIARPFGDPVKGESFTKKDMEVAHWFILNNCDEALPYLEQHEQLIKREHPSHLYAKKHRELFPSWFHKHMNKLKELNSPSFDEELYNLARGPLHVEWFSSCHVNGINFLGATRDDKLCTQNSGVHVPGAGDSEDIDFYGKLTSVIQLLYKDKCQVILFKCLWFDTNPHN; encoded by the exons ATGGGCATTAGATCATCCTTGTGGATGAAGAAAGTTGGTGGTACATTGAAGAAAGGCCATCCTTTTTTAACAGTTAAGCCGAATGGGAAGAAagagtttttcaactttattTCTTCTATAAAGTTTCCAGATGGGTATGCTTCCAATATCTCGCATTGCATGAACGTAAGTGGGTGTAAATTTTCAAACATGAAGAGTCATGACTATCATGTGATACTCCAATGCCTTCTACCGGTTAGTATTCGACACTTATTGCCTCTTGATGTGGTGAAACCAATAGTGTTGTTATCGAGATTTTTTTCACAGTTAACTGCAAGGTGTTTGCGGAAGTCGGATGTTAAACAATTGCAGGACGACATTGTGAACGTCTTATGCAAGTTCGAACAGATATATCCTCCAGCTTTCTTTACAAGTATGATTCACGTGATGATTCACTTGCCATACGAGGCATTGCTTGCAGGACCAGTCAATTGtcgatggatgtatccaatagaaag ATATCTTGGTGAGTTGAAAAAGTCTGTCCGAAATAAGGCAAAGCCCGAAGGATCACTTGTGGAAGCATGGGTCGCATATGAGTCACTTACTTTTTGTGTAATGTATCTTCAAGATGTTGAGACAGCTTTCAATCGCCCTCAACGCAATAATGACAGTGGTGTCAGAAAAGAGAAACTGTATGTTTTTGCCCAAATTGCGCGACCATTCGGCGATCCTGTAAAAGGTGAATCGTTTACTAAAAAGGACATGGAGGTAGCGCATTGGTTCATACTCAACAATTGTGACGAGGCTTTGCCATACCTTGAACAACATGAACAGTTGATAAAGCGGGAACATCCTTCACATTTATATGCCAAGAAGCACCGTGAATTGTTTCCTTCGTGGTTTCACAAACAT ATGAACAAATTGAAAGAATTGAATTCACCATCTTTCGATGAAGAATTATATAACTTGGCGAGAGGACCGCTTCACGTTGAATGGTTCTCAAGTTGTCATGTCAACGGGATCAATTTCTTGGGGGCAACACGTGATGACAAGTTATGTACTCAAAATAGTGGTGTCCATGTCCCGGGTGCTGGCGATAGTGAAGACATTGATTTTTATGGCAAACTAACTAGTGTAATacaattgctttacaaagacaAATGTCAAGTGATACTGTTTAAGTGTCtttggtttgatacaaacccacaTAACTGA